A window from Candidatus Delongbacteria bacterium encodes these proteins:
- a CDS encoding ABC transporter permease — MNARIIWVVAAKELRDLFRDRRTIVSMILIPILSFPLLMSGVVWMTSKSMEKLKSAETGVMVRGESPALGLLDSLKAQDGRFVYLEDADPALPVDSLLAREGVDMVLEFGPGLAQALERLSRPADSSATPALRLYFDSTDDEAKLAGEELLAGLTTLREAHLQGWLRRQQLRPDLGTPWSIQHVETAPPKRQAAELIARFLPYLILILCIQGAMYPAMDLTAGEKERSTIETLLVNPVSRLDVVLGKYIATSVMALGSAIFTLGGQYAYFRFAADRLLRGGLPLHIEPSALGLGLLLLLPVALTFAAVMLAVCLHARSMKEAQSYMGPLLMLVIFPSMASMIPGLKLNLALAFVPVFNVTLLIRDALLQDYSQLGLMAAVFAINLGYAGLALWAAVRMFQREEVIFRS; from the coding sequence ATGAACGCGCGCATCATCTGGGTGGTGGCGGCCAAGGAATTGCGCGACCTGTTCCGCGACCGGCGGACCATCGTTTCCATGATCCTGATCCCCATCCTTTCCTTTCCCCTGCTCATGTCCGGCGTGGTCTGGATGACCAGCAAGTCGATGGAGAAACTCAAGAGTGCCGAGACCGGCGTGATGGTGCGCGGAGAGAGCCCGGCCCTTGGGCTGCTGGACTCGCTCAAGGCCCAGGACGGGCGCTTCGTCTATCTCGAGGACGCCGATCCCGCCCTGCCCGTGGACAGCCTGCTGGCCCGCGAGGGCGTGGACATGGTGCTCGAGTTCGGCCCCGGGCTGGCCCAGGCCCTGGAGCGCCTGTCCCGGCCCGCGGACAGCAGCGCGACGCCCGCGTTGCGTCTCTACTTCGATTCCACCGACGACGAGGCGAAACTGGCCGGCGAGGAGCTGCTGGCGGGCCTGACCACCCTGCGCGAGGCGCATCTGCAGGGCTGGTTGCGCCGGCAGCAGCTGCGTCCCGACCTGGGCACACCCTGGAGCATCCAGCACGTCGAGACCGCCCCGCCCAAGCGCCAGGCCGCGGAACTGATCGCCCGCTTCCTGCCCTACCTGATCCTGATCCTCTGCATCCAGGGCGCCATGTATCCGGCCATGGACCTGACGGCCGGCGAGAAGGAGCGCAGCACCATCGAGACCCTGCTGGTCAACCCTGTGTCGAGGCTGGACGTGGTGCTGGGCAAGTACATCGCCACCTCAGTGATGGCCCTGGGCAGCGCGATTTTCACCCTGGGCGGCCAGTACGCCTACTTCCGTTTCGCCGCCGACCGGCTGCTACGCGGCGGCCTGCCCCTGCACATCGAGCCCTCGGCGCTGGGGCTGGGCCTGCTGCTGCTGCTGCCCGTGGCCCTGACCTTCGCCGCCGTGATGCTGGCGGTCTGCCTGCACGCACGCTCCATGAAGGAGGCCCAGAGCTACATGGGTCCGCTGCTGATGCTGGTGATCTTCCCCTCCATGGCCAGCATGATCCCGGGCCTCAAGCTCAACCTGGCGCTGGCCTTCGTGCCGGTCTTCAATGTCACGCTGCTGATCCGCGACGCGCTGCTGCAGGATTACAGCCAGCTGGGCCTGATGGCCGCGGTCTTCGCCATCAACCTGGGCTACGCCGGACTGGCCCTCTGGGCGGCGGTGCGCATGTTCCAGCGCGAAGAGGTGATCTTCCGCAGCTGA
- the rplU gene encoding 50S ribosomal protein L21 — protein MYAIAEIAGRQFHLSQGLKVRVPLLQAEAGDKVAVDRVLALVDGAQSRFGSPALEGVSIDATVLEHGKARKVINFKMKRRKGFRRKHGHRQQYTLIAVNGIQA, from the coding sequence ATGTACGCCATCGCGGAAATCGCCGGCCGGCAGTTCCACCTGAGCCAGGGTCTCAAGGTGCGGGTGCCTTTGCTGCAGGCCGAGGCGGGCGACAAAGTCGCCGTGGACCGGGTCTTGGCCCTGGTGGATGGCGCGCAGAGCCGTTTTGGCTCCCCGGCTCTTGAGGGTGTCAGCATCGACGCCACGGTGTTGGAGCACGGCAAGGCGCGCAAGGTCATCAACTTCAAGATGAAGCGCCGCAAGGGCTTTCGTCGCAAGCATGGACATCGTCAGCAGTACACGCTGATTGCCGTCAACGGCATCCAGGCCTGA
- a CDS encoding Rne/Rng family ribonuclease produces MKRQIVINSSPAESRVAILEDGRLTDFYVERAERDRLLGHVVNGRVVKLAPSMQAAFVDAGLEADGFLPFPDCCTPRRWNLPGRSKCGLPAGQALQVGQLVPVQVVKEPIGTKGARLSMEISLAGRYLVLIPGDEITGVSRRIKSTAERRRLKDLLKELRPEGHGLIVRTVAEGHSREQIGSDLRDLLAHWEEVRVKLEQAPVGEVVHREPGMVSHVMRDLFTADLDEVICDNRGLHKELGAYMQEVLPELRDRVHLYTGREPLFDSLGIEEEIERSIERRVWVKGGCYLIIESTEAMNTIDVNSGRFARRRNLEDNALRVNLEAAREIGRQLRLRDLGGLIVIDFIDMQQEEHRLRLMQEMRQILKQDRAQTDVAPLSRFGLMEMTRERVRPALIHTLHQPCRHCGGSGLVPSRETLLTELDRWIRRFKAATRERRLLIQVAPPLHAHLTAGKRNLLWRLMWRHFMLIRVKADERLEETEFRCLSPRQGRDVTAEHARGVGAQRMTGATADHGPAFDAAEWDEAAGEELDDLPGLPGLRSRLDVDVDEEP; encoded by the coding sequence ATGAAGCGCCAGATCGTCATCAACAGCTCGCCGGCGGAGAGCCGGGTGGCCATTCTCGAGGACGGCCGCCTGACGGATTTCTACGTGGAGCGGGCGGAGCGTGACCGTCTGCTGGGCCACGTGGTCAACGGCCGGGTGGTGAAACTGGCGCCCAGCATGCAGGCGGCCTTCGTGGACGCGGGCCTGGAGGCGGACGGCTTCCTGCCCTTCCCGGACTGCTGCACGCCCCGGCGCTGGAACTTGCCCGGCCGCTCCAAGTGCGGGCTGCCCGCCGGCCAGGCCCTGCAGGTGGGGCAGCTGGTGCCCGTGCAGGTGGTGAAGGAACCCATCGGCACCAAGGGTGCGCGCCTCTCGATGGAGATCAGCCTGGCGGGACGCTACCTGGTGCTGATCCCGGGCGACGAGATCACGGGCGTCAGCCGGCGCATCAAGTCCACGGCGGAACGGCGCCGGCTCAAGGACCTGCTCAAGGAGCTGCGCCCGGAGGGCCACGGCCTGATCGTGCGCACCGTGGCCGAGGGCCACTCCCGCGAGCAGATCGGCTCCGACCTGCGCGACCTCCTGGCCCACTGGGAGGAGGTCCGTGTCAAGCTGGAGCAGGCCCCCGTGGGCGAGGTCGTGCACCGGGAGCCCGGCATGGTCTCCCACGTCATGCGCGACCTGTTCACGGCGGACCTGGACGAGGTCATCTGCGACAACCGCGGCCTGCACAAGGAGCTGGGCGCCTACATGCAGGAGGTGCTGCCCGAGCTGCGGGACCGCGTGCACCTCTACACCGGCCGGGAGCCGCTCTTCGACAGCCTGGGCATCGAGGAGGAGATCGAGCGCAGCATCGAGCGCCGGGTCTGGGTCAAGGGCGGCTGCTATCTGATCATCGAGTCCACCGAGGCCATGAACACCATCGACGTGAACTCGGGCCGTTTCGCGCGCCGGCGCAACCTGGAGGACAACGCCCTCCGCGTGAACCTGGAGGCCGCGCGGGAGATCGGCCGCCAACTGCGGCTGCGCGACCTGGGCGGGCTGATCGTGATCGACTTCATCGACATGCAGCAGGAGGAGCACCGCCTGCGCCTGATGCAGGAGATGCGCCAGATCCTCAAGCAGGACCGCGCCCAGACGGACGTGGCCCCGCTCTCGCGCTTCGGCCTGATGGAGATGACCCGCGAACGCGTGCGGCCGGCGCTGATCCACACCCTGCACCAGCCCTGCCGGCACTGCGGCGGCTCGGGCCTGGTGCCCAGCCGGGAAACCCTGCTGACGGAGCTGGACCGCTGGATCCGTCGCTTCAAGGCGGCCACGCGGGAGCGCCGGCTGCTGATCCAGGTGGCGCCGCCCCTGCACGCCCACTTGACGGCGGGCAAGCGCAACCTGCTTTGGCGCCTGATGTGGCGGCACTTCATGTTGATTCGCGTCAAGGCCGACGAGCGCCTGGAGGAGACCGAGTTCCGCTGCCTGTCGCCGCGCCAGGGCCGGGACGTCACGGCCGAGCACGCGCGCGGCGTGGGCGCCCAGCGCATGACGGGGGCCACGGCGGACCACGGACCGGCCTTCGACGCCGCGGAGTGGGACGAGGCGGCCGGCGAGGAGCTGGACGATCTGCCCGGTCTGCCGGGGTTGCGTTCGCGCCTGGACGTGGATGTGGACGAGGAACCTTGA
- a CDS encoding deoxynucleoside kinase, with the protein MVPELKSVAVEGVIGVGKTSLCNILAQEWGAQLILEEPHKNPFLEDFYREPRHYAFQVQLNFLFARYNQLLRHRQMSLFAEVSVCDYLFDKDKIFAYLNLDERELVLYEKIIEFMERDAHRPDLVVYLQSNVDRLMRNIQVRNRSYEREMSTEYIRQLNDAYNAFFLSYTRTPLLIVNANEIDFVNNAAHRQALLERLCRPVSGTMYYNPGI; encoded by the coding sequence ATGGTGCCGGAGCTGAAATCGGTCGCCGTGGAAGGCGTGATCGGGGTGGGGAAGACCAGCCTGTGCAACATCCTGGCGCAGGAGTGGGGCGCGCAGCTGATCCTGGAGGAGCCGCACAAGAATCCCTTTCTGGAGGATTTCTACCGCGAGCCCCGGCACTACGCCTTCCAGGTGCAGCTCAACTTCCTGTTCGCGCGCTACAACCAGCTGCTGCGCCACCGGCAGATGAGCCTGTTCGCCGAGGTCTCGGTCTGCGACTACCTGTTCGACAAGGACAAGATCTTCGCCTACCTCAACCTGGACGAGCGCGAGCTGGTGCTCTACGAGAAGATCATCGAGTTCATGGAGCGCGACGCGCACCGGCCGGACCTGGTGGTCTACCTCCAGTCCAACGTGGACCGCCTGATGCGCAACATCCAGGTGCGCAACCGCAGCTACGAGCGGGAGATGAGCACCGAGTACATCCGCCAGCTCAACGACGCCTACAACGCCTTTTTCCTGAGCTACACGCGCACGCCCCTGCTCATCGTCAACGCCAACGAGATCGACTTCGTCAACAACGCCGCGCATCGGCAGGCACTGCTGGAGCGCCTCTGCCGTCCCGTCAGCGGGACCATGTATTACAACCCGGGCATCTGA
- the folB gene encoding dihydroneopterin aldolase, with translation MHRDVFLRIRRNSDRVGIEGIQFYAYHGHRTEESTLGQRFELSVQAFLDCAPAGRSDALDDALNYQTLHAGVTQWVTSRRFHLLERLVEGLAEEIFRQFPRVDALQLCVRKLSPPIPNFFGHVEVEITRVNPRWLQRDDGAPEPDAGAESAGR, from the coding sequence ATGCATCGTGACGTGTTTCTCCGCATCCGCCGCAATTCCGACCGGGTGGGAATCGAGGGTATCCAGTTCTACGCCTACCATGGCCACCGCACCGAGGAATCCACGCTCGGCCAGCGCTTCGAGCTGAGCGTGCAGGCCTTCCTGGATTGCGCTCCGGCCGGGCGCAGCGATGCGCTGGACGACGCCCTCAATTATCAGACCCTCCATGCCGGCGTGACCCAGTGGGTCACCAGCCGGCGCTTTCATTTGCTGGAACGGCTGGTGGAGGGCCTGGCGGAGGAGATCTTCCGGCAGTTCCCGCGCGTGGACGCCCTGCAGCTCTGCGTGCGCAAGCTGAGTCCGCCCATTCCCAACTTCTTCGGGCACGTGGAAGTGGAGATCACCCGGGTGAATCCGCGCTGGCTGCAGCGGGACGATGGAGCGCCCGAACCTGACGCCGGGGCGGAGAGCGCGGGGCGATGA
- the folK gene encoding 2-amino-4-hydroxy-6-hydroxymethyldihydropteridine diphosphokinase: MIAWLGLGGNLGPVRATLARALRELDQGPCRVQAVSSLWLTRPVGPADQPDFLNAAARLAVALGPGALLERLKELERRLGRQSRPHWRERELDLDLLLALEDGPLLVAGARLALPHPGLCQRAFVLEPLLELDPDLRDPRDGHELSLDVRRLRAQEPDAVRRMEDPGWCRS, encoded by the coding sequence ATGATCGCCTGGCTCGGCCTGGGCGGCAACCTGGGCCCCGTGCGCGCCACGCTGGCCCGGGCGCTGCGCGAATTGGACCAGGGCCCCTGCCGCGTGCAGGCCGTCTCCAGTCTCTGGTTGACCCGGCCTGTCGGGCCGGCCGACCAGCCGGATTTTCTCAACGCCGCGGCCCGGCTGGCCGTGGCCCTGGGGCCGGGCGCGCTGCTGGAGCGGCTGAAGGAACTGGAGCGCCGCCTGGGACGGCAGTCCCGGCCCCACTGGCGGGAACGGGAGCTGGACCTGGACCTGCTGCTGGCCCTCGAGGACGGCCCCCTGTTGGTGGCGGGAGCGCGGCTGGCGCTGCCCCACCCGGGCCTTTGCCAGCGGGCCTTCGTGCTGGAACCCTTGCTGGAACTGGATCCGGACCTGCGGGACCCGCGGGACGGCCACGAGTTGAGTCTGGATGTGCGGCGCCTGCGGGCGCAGGAGCCGGACGCGGTCCGGCGCATGGAGGACCCTGGATGGTGCCGGAGCTGA